In Scophthalmus maximus strain ysfricsl-2021 chromosome 5, ASM2237912v1, whole genome shotgun sequence, a single window of DNA contains:
- the LOC118310525 gene encoding tensin-3 isoform X3: MEEGYELDLTYITERIIAVSFPRGCSEEVYSHNLKDVTRMLKSKHADNYLIINLSERRHDLSKMNPKTLDTGWPDMHAPPLDKICTICKAMESWLNADPLHVVVIHCRGGKGRIGVVISSFVHFTDVSASADQALDRFAMRKYYDDKVSALMTPSQKRYVWILNSLLSGSMKINASPLFLHCVILHGIPNFDATGVCRPYIKVYQGMQAVYSSGIYHIGPGHRDRVCITLEPAQLLKGDIMIKCYHKSDLTSERGVIFRLQFHTGAVQGYSMMFEKEDMETASKDPRFPDYGKVELMFSEGPERIPGADRWQNGADVSVDYNTADPLIRWDSYQNICDGEAVQSSEGRTGVTRSLSRQGSDVTDQPGFCSSGWRGPEEYRGQRTYSPCVPQSQLRMLFRSDSADFRAQGPDMDGRVEAGSDMAPPTPAFPISPPTPYVKNMSELNHLRQTPSPSMQSYGGYRPDHEPREYSEMIGHVGVESLPDSSINCHRTLSATQSASIVGTLQRTDSSSMNQSWPEHPVLSRHSSLSSYTSARQPPQHSMSLDYDHHSAPLHHPHIHPAPNAHSSPRSSQRSCMARYALGHSSGQSFDEQDDSRVGYASDCPNSSSSLLGNGGMDRDLMMSIDRQIQSHTPQVQPPLLPEKKRASDGEHSLGTASPAPSGFSSPHSGSSVSIPFPNVLPDLSSQTSGTASPLPDVLASKQVTVKFVQDTSKFWYKPDISRDQAISVLKDKEPGCFIVRDSHSFRGAYGLAMKVATPPPSVLQQTKKGGDLSNELVRHFLIECTQKGVRLKGCPNEPYFGSLTALVCQHSITPLALPCKLIIPDRDPLEDVVENTSQTVTNSAAELLKQGAACNVWYLGSVEMESLTGIQAVQKATSMTLSTNPPPTSTVVHFKVSSQGITLTDNQRKLFFRRHYNVNTVIYCALDPQDRKWKKDGCPAKIFGFVARKSGTSMDNICHLFAEHDPEQPASAIVNFVSKVMIGSQKSK, translated from the exons ATGGAGGAAGGATATGAACTCGACCTCACATATATCACAGAGCGCATCATCGCCGTGTCCTTCCCCCGGGGTTGCTCGGAGGAGGTCTACTCGCACAACCTGAAGGATGTCACGCGAATGCTCAAGTCCAAGCATGCAGATAATTACCTG attatCAACCTCTCAGAGAGAAGACATGATCTCTCTAAAATGAACCCGAAG accctGGATACAGGCTGGCCCGACATGCATGCTCCACCTCTGGATAAGATCTGCACCATCTGTAAGGCCATGGAGAGCTGGCTCAATGCTGACCCTCTACATGTGGTGGTCATACACTGCAGG GGCGGAAAGGGTCGAATAGGTGTCGTCATTTCATCATTTGTGCATTTCACCGATGTTTCAGCCAG TGCTGATCAGGCGCTGGACCGCTTCGCCATGAGGAAATACTACGATGATAAGGTCTCAGCTCTGATGACACCTTCGCAGAAGCG GTATGTTTGGATCCTCAACAGTCTTCTAAGTGGATCCATGAAGATCAATGCCTCCCCCTTGTTCCTGCACTGCGTCATCCTTCATGGGATACCAAACTTCGACGCCACCGGAG tATGTCGTCCGTACATCAAGGTCTACCAGGGAATGCAAGCAGTGTATTCATCTGGAATCTA TCATATTGGTCCAGGCCACAGAGACCGGGTATGCATCACCCTGGAGCCGGCCCAGCTTCTAAAAGGGGACATCATG aTCAAGTGCTACCACAAGAGCGACCTCACTTCCGAGCGCGGAGTTATTTTCCGGCTACAGTTCCACACGGGAGCAGTGCAGGGCTACAGCATGATGTTTGAAAAAGAGGACATGGAGACCGCCAGCAAAG ACCCCAGATTTCCAGATTACGGCAAAGTGGAGCTGATGTTCTCCGAGGGACCAGAGAGAATCCCAG GTGCCGACAGGTGGCAAAATGGAGCAGATGTTAGCGTGGACTACAACACAGCAGACCCTCTAATCCGCTGGGACTCCTACCAGAACATCTGTGATGGTGAAG CTGTCCAGTCCAGCGAGGGGCGAACGGGCGTCACGCGGAGTCTGAGTCGGCAAGGTAGTGACGTCACGGATCAGCCCGGCTTCTGTAGTTCAGGGTGGCGTGGGCCCGAGGAGTACAGGGGCCAGCGGACGTATTCCCCCTGTGTGCCACAGTCCCAG CTTCGCATGTTGTTCAGGAGTGACAGCGCAGACTTCAGGGCCCAGGGCCCAGACATGGACGGCAGAGTGGAGGCCGGGAGTGACATGGCTCCACCCACTCCTGCCTTCCCCATCTCTCCACCTACGCCGTACG TGAAAAATATGTCCGAATTGAATCACCTCAGGCAAACACCTTCCCCCAGCATGCAGTCATACGGAGGCTACAGACCAGACCATG AACCCCGGGAATATTCGGAGATGATTGGCCATGTTGGCGTTGAAAGTTTGCCAGACTCCTCCATCAACTGCCACAGGACGCTAAGTGCTACACAGTCTGCCTCTATTGTCGGGACCCTTCAACGGACAGACAG CTCATCCATGAACCAGTCCTGGCCCGAGCATCCTGTCCTGAGCCGCCACTCCTCCCTGAGCAGCTACACCTCTGCCAGACAACCACCGCAGCACTCCATGTCACTGGACTACGACCACCACTCTGCTCCCCTGCACCACCCCCACATCCACCCCGCCCCGAACGCCCACAGCTCGCCCCGGAGCAGCCAGCGGAGCTGCATGGCTCGCTACGCCCTCGGCCACAGTTCGGGTCAAAGCTTTGACGAGCAGGACGACTCCAGGGTCGGCTACGCCTCAGACTGCCCGAACTCCAGCTCCTCCCTGTTGGGAAACGGAGGCATGGACAGGGACCTTATGATGTCCATCGACAGGCAGATTCAGTCACACACGCCCCAGGTGCAGCCCCCACTTCTGCCTGAAAAGAAGAGGGCGTCGGACGGGGAGCACTCGCTGGGAACAGCCTCTCCAGCCCCCAGTGGGTTCTCGAGTCCCCACAGCGGGAGCTCCGTTAGCATCCCCTTCCCCAATGTCTTGCCTGACTTGTCATCTCAGACATCAGGCACAGCCTCACCTCTGCCAG ATGTACTGGCCAGCAAGCAGGTTACCGTCAAATTTGTGCAGGACACATCAAAATTCTGGTATAAGCCAGATATCTCGAGGGATCAAG CCATTTCAGTCCTGAAGGACAAGGAGCCCGGCTGCTTCATCGTGAGGGACAGCCACTCATTCAGAGGGGCCTATGGGCTTGCAATGAAAGTGGCCACGCCCCCACCCTCTGTTCTCCAACAGACCAAGAAAG gaggCGATCTGTCCAATGAATTGGTTCGCCACTTCCTGATTGAGTGTACGCAGAAGGGAGTTCGGTTGAAGGGTTGCCCCAATGAGCCATATTTTG GGAGCTTAACCGCATTGGTCTGCCAACATTCAATTACTCCGCTGGCTCTGCCCTGCAAACTCATTATACCTGACAGAG ATCCTCTCGAAGATGTTGTGGAGAATACCTCGCAGACAGTCACCAACTCTGCCGCTGAGCTGCTAAAACAAGGGGCAG CCTGTAACGTGTGGTACCTGGGCTCAGTGGAGATGGAGTCCCTGACGGGCATCCAGGCAGTGCAGAAGGCCACCAGCATGACTCTGAGCACCAACCCTCCACCAACCTCCACCGTGGTCCACTTCAAAGTGTCCTCCCAGGGAATCACCCTCACTGACAACCAGAGGAA gctctTCTTCAGGAGGCATTACAATGTCAACACAGTCATATATTGTGCATTGGACCCTCAAGATAGAAA GTGGAAGAAAGATGGCTGTCCAGCAAA GATCTTCGGCTTCGTGGCGAGGAAAAGCGGCACTTCCATGGACAATATATGTCACCTGTTTGCAGAGCACGACCCCGAGCAGCCAGCGAGCGCCATCGTCAACTTCGTCTCCAAGGTGATGATAGGCTCGCAGAAGAGCAAGTAG